One stretch of Desulfatibacillum aliphaticivorans DSM 15576 DNA includes these proteins:
- the rfbG gene encoding CDP-glucose 4,6-dehydratase, whose protein sequence is MTDRFYKNKRIFLTGHTGFKGAWLSLWLLEAGAQVMGYALAPPTEPSLFSLAGLENRMQCVTGDVRDLAALTKNMKEFQPDIVIHMAAQSLVREGYSDPVGTFSTNVMGTVNLLEAVRSVDAVRAVVNVTTDKCYENKEWHWGYRENDRLGGHDPYAGSKACAELVSQSYAKSYFDAPGAAALATVRAGNVIGGGDFAKDRLIPDAVRAAQAQAPVEVRSPGAVRPWQHVLEPLRGYLMLARNLYEQGAPYTGAWNFGPSLEDCQPVAWILNRFLDAMGHEPGWTGSEGGHPRESIFLRLDSSKARLDLGWKPRLDISQSLKLTAQWYANFLAGDQSPLDFTIKQIREYVQGEL, encoded by the coding sequence ATGACGGATCGGTTTTATAAAAACAAACGCATATTCCTCACCGGACACACGGGCTTTAAAGGCGCGTGGCTAAGCCTTTGGCTCCTGGAGGCCGGGGCCCAGGTCATGGGCTACGCCCTGGCGCCGCCTACCGAGCCCAGCCTGTTTTCCCTGGCCGGGTTGGAAAACCGCATGCAATGCGTGACCGGCGACGTGCGGGATTTGGCCGCCCTGACAAAGAACATGAAGGAATTCCAGCCGGACATCGTCATTCACATGGCCGCCCAAAGCCTTGTGCGGGAGGGGTATTCCGATCCCGTAGGAACCTTTTCCACCAATGTCATGGGCACGGTCAACCTGCTGGAGGCCGTCAGAAGCGTAGACGCGGTCCGCGCCGTGGTCAACGTGACCACGGACAAGTGCTACGAAAACAAGGAATGGCATTGGGGATATCGCGAAAACGACCGCTTGGGCGGCCACGACCCTTACGCCGGGTCCAAGGCTTGCGCCGAACTGGTCAGCCAATCTTACGCCAAATCCTACTTTGACGCCCCGGGCGCCGCGGCTCTGGCCACGGTGCGGGCGGGCAACGTCATCGGCGGGGGCGACTTCGCCAAAGACCGGCTCATCCCCGACGCCGTGCGGGCGGCCCAGGCCCAGGCGCCCGTGGAAGTGCGCAGCCCGGGCGCGGTCAGGCCGTGGCAGCACGTTCTGGAGCCCTTGCGCGGCTATTTGATGCTGGCCCGGAATCTTTACGAGCAGGGCGCCCCATACACAGGCGCATGGAACTTCGGCCCCAGCCTGGAAGACTGCCAACCCGTGGCCTGGATTCTGAACCGCTTTCTGGACGCCATGGGGCATGAGCCCGGCTGGACCGGCAGCGAAGGCGGCCATCCCAGGGAAAGCATTTTTTTAAGGCTGGATTCCTCCAAAGCCAGGCTGGACCTCGGGTGGAAGCCCAGATTGGACATCAGCCAATCTTTGAAGCTGACCGCACAATGGTACGCAAATTTTCTGGCCGGGGATCAATCCCCGCTGGATTTTACAATCAAGCAGATCAGGGAATACGTCCAGGGCGAATTATGA
- the rfbF gene encoding glucose-1-phosphate cytidylyltransferase, translating to MQVVILCGGLGTRLREETEFRPKPMVNIGARPILWHIMKIYSHYGLNDFVLALGYKGEMIKEYFCHYEWVNNDVTLELGKPENMLIHDCHEEAGWRITLSNTGAKTLKGGRIKKIQKYIQGDTFMLTYGDGVSDVNIKDLLDFHKSHGKAVTLTGVSPAKRFGELKLDGNQVVSFQEKPDASEGLINGGFFVCNRKVFDYLTAEDDCDFEYGPLERLAEEGELMVYRHPGFWACMDTLRDMDYLNGLWDRNESPWKVWDCDQTKENP from the coding sequence ATGCAAGTTGTCATCCTGTGCGGCGGACTTGGAACCCGGTTAAGGGAGGAAACGGAATTCCGCCCTAAACCCATGGTGAACATCGGCGCCCGTCCCATCCTGTGGCATATCATGAAGATATATTCCCATTACGGCCTGAACGATTTCGTCCTGGCTTTGGGGTACAAGGGCGAAATGATCAAGGAATACTTTTGCCACTACGAATGGGTGAACAACGACGTCACCCTGGAGTTGGGCAAGCCCGAAAACATGCTCATCCATGACTGCCACGAAGAGGCGGGTTGGCGCATCACCCTGAGCAACACGGGCGCCAAAACCCTCAAGGGCGGCCGGATCAAGAAGATCCAAAAATACATCCAGGGGGATACGTTTATGCTCACCTACGGCGACGGCGTGAGCGATGTAAACATCAAGGACCTCCTGGACTTTCACAAAAGCCACGGCAAGGCCGTCACCCTGACCGGCGTAAGCCCGGCGAAACGCTTCGGCGAGTTGAAGCTGGACGGAAACCAGGTGGTTTCGTTCCAGGAAAAGCCCGACGCTTCCGAAGGCCTGATCAACGGCGGCTTTTTTGTGTGCAACCGCAAGGTCTTCGATTACCTGACCGCCGAAGACGACTGCGACTTTGAATACGGCCCCCTGGAGCGCCTGGCGGAAGAAGGCGAGCTCATGGTCTATCGCCACCCGGGATTCTGGGCCTGCATGGACACCCTGCGGGACATGGATTATCTTAATGGGCTTTGGGATCGCAACGAATCCCCTTGGAAGGTTTGGGACTGCGACCAAACTAAGGAAAACCCATGA
- a CDS encoding cephalosporin hydroxylase family protein, translated as MKLVVEGDIVKVIEGGEVREMGIGSAEAFEVISKLWLRSGWDAKYVYGFSWMGRPVIQLPDDMIRIQEVVYAVKPDVIVETGVAHGGSLVFYASLLKAMEKGRVIGVDVEIRPHNRQAIEAHEMFSLISLVEGDSVAPEILGQVQDQIAPGETVLVLLDSCHTKEHVLKELDAYSPLVTPGSYIVAMDGIMKDLVGAPRSNTDWDWNNPSDAALEWVEAHDDFIIEEPAFPFNEGDVKSRVTYWPNAFIKRVK; from the coding sequence ATGAAACTTGTTGTGGAAGGGGATATCGTCAAGGTGATTGAAGGCGGCGAGGTCCGGGAAATGGGAATCGGGTCCGCCGAAGCCTTTGAGGTCATCAGCAAACTTTGGCTGAGGTCCGGCTGGGACGCCAAATACGTGTACGGCTTTTCCTGGATGGGCAGGCCCGTCATTCAATTGCCCGACGACATGATTCGCATCCAGGAGGTGGTGTATGCGGTCAAGCCGGACGTGATTGTGGAAACCGGCGTGGCCCACGGCGGCTCCCTGGTGTTTTACGCCTCTTTGCTCAAAGCCATGGAAAAGGGCAGGGTGATCGGCGTGGACGTGGAAATCCGGCCTCATAACCGCCAGGCCATCGAGGCGCACGAAATGTTTTCCCTTATTTCCCTTGTTGAGGGGGACTCCGTCGCTCCCGAGATTTTGGGCCAGGTGCAGGATCAGATCGCCCCGGGCGAAACCGTTTTGGTGCTGTTGGACTCCTGCCACACCAAGGAGCACGTCCTCAAGGAACTGGACGCCTATTCCCCTCTGGTCACGCCTGGCTCTTACATCGTGGCCATGGACGGCATCATGAAGGATCTTGTAGGCGCGCCCCGGTCCAATACGGATTGGGACTGGAACAATCCGTCCGACGCCGCTTTGGAATGGGTCGAGGCTCACGACGATTTCATCATAGAGGAGCCGGCTTTCCCCTTTAACGAAGGGGACGTGAAAAGCCGCGTAACCTATTGGCCCAACGCCTTTATCAAACGAGTAAAGTGA
- a CDS encoding NAD-dependent epimerase/dehydratase family protein, translating to MALVTILGSSGFIGAHLAEKARAMGHECFCPGRDEDLAGKDLGHVVYSIGLTADFRQRPFDTVQAHVCRLAEILAQARFESFVYLSSTRLYGSGAGEAKEEDALTARPLDPSDLYNLSKAMGESLCLRVSEKTKVARLSNVYGPDFGSRNFLTDIIASAVDTNEIVLQSALDSAKDYISIEDATDLLLAMLLNGKERIYNAASGKNVSHGEIVRAIADAAGCRVEVAPDSPVIRFPRISTERVDQEFGGVRKSLLDEIPALVKAYKIAK from the coding sequence ATGGCATTGGTGACAATATTGGGAAGCAGCGGGTTTATCGGCGCCCATCTGGCGGAAAAAGCCAGGGCCATGGGGCATGAGTGCTTTTGTCCGGGCCGGGACGAAGATCTGGCAGGCAAAGACCTTGGCCATGTGGTTTACTCCATCGGCCTGACCGCTGACTTTCGCCAACGCCCCTTTGACACGGTCCAGGCTCATGTCTGCCGATTGGCGGAGATTTTGGCCCAGGCCCGGTTCGAGTCCTTTGTGTATTTGTCTTCCACCAGACTTTACGGCTCGGGAGCCGGAGAGGCCAAAGAGGAAGACGCGCTGACGGCCCGTCCTCTGGACCCGTCGGATTTGTACAATTTATCCAAGGCCATGGGCGAGTCCCTGTGCCTGAGAGTGTCCGAAAAAACCAAAGTGGCCCGATTGTCCAACGTATACGGCCCTGATTTCGGCTCCCGGAATTTTCTGACGGACATCATCGCTTCCGCCGTGGACACAAACGAAATAGTCCTGCAAAGCGCCCTGGACTCGGCCAAGGATTACATCAGCATCGAAGATGCAACGGATTTGCTGCTTGCCATGCTTCTTAACGGCAAGGAAAGAATATACAACGCGGCCAGCGGAAAGAACGTCTCCCACGGAGAAATCGTCCGGGCCATTGCGGACGCCGCGGGATGCCGGGTGGAAGTTGCGCCCGATTCTCCCGTGATCCGGTTTCCCAGGATTTCCACCGAAAGGGTGGATCAGGAGTTCGGCGGCGTACGCAAAAGCCTGTTGGATGAAATTCCGGCATTGGTCAAGGCTTATAAAATCGCGAAATGA
- a CDS encoding shikimate dehydrogenase family protein has product MTQVTDLIENKGLDLDATEMYAAILGESPSKGAKSPSLWNAAFDGLNISGFMHPMDVVPEKLEQVAAALKADKRYMGGAVTMPYKITLIPFLDRLEPEAEAIGAVNCIYRDGDDLVGTNTDGAGAIHCLKADYGEDLAGKTVLLIGTGGAGYAVAAYVAAAIGAGGSLYLANRSPEPAEKLAAKLSVQCKTKSVPFPLEAGSFGDVDIVINCSSLGFESSKRDRRGAYSHLHFTPLGPVDDSLRVPLGENVQARFLEAAREAVSANFAASASRLAGMGKAYVMDIIYQPRETLMLWLAKSLGLRTQNGVAMNLEQAVIAFDKATAAAGLREADSAPVRELMEKVW; this is encoded by the coding sequence ATGACGCAGGTTACGGACTTGATCGAAAATAAGGGATTGGATCTGGACGCGACGGAAATGTACGCGGCCATTCTGGGCGAGTCGCCTTCCAAGGGGGCCAAGTCGCCTTCTTTATGGAACGCAGCCTTTGACGGTCTGAATATTTCCGGGTTCATGCACCCCATGGACGTGGTTCCCGAAAAGCTGGAGCAGGTGGCCGCCGCGCTGAAAGCGGACAAAAGATACATGGGCGGCGCCGTGACCATGCCCTATAAAATCACCCTGATTCCGTTTCTGGACAGGCTGGAGCCCGAAGCCGAAGCCATTGGCGCGGTCAATTGCATTTATCGCGACGGAGACGATCTGGTGGGGACCAACACGGACGGCGCCGGCGCCATCCATTGCCTGAAGGCGGATTACGGCGAAGACCTTGCCGGAAAAACCGTCCTTTTGATCGGGACCGGAGGCGCGGGCTACGCCGTGGCAGCCTATGTCGCCGCCGCCATAGGCGCGGGAGGCAGCCTGTACCTTGCCAATCGCAGCCCGGAACCCGCCGAGAAGCTGGCCGCCAAACTTTCCGTGCAGTGCAAGACCAAATCCGTACCCTTTCCTCTGGAAGCGGGCAGCTTTGGGGACGTGGACATCGTGATCAATTGTTCCAGCCTGGGCTTTGAAAGCTCCAAGCGGGACCGCCGGGGCGCATACTCCCATCTTCACTTCACGCCCCTGGGGCCGGTTGACGACTCCTTGCGCGTGCCCTTGGGAGAAAACGTCCAGGCCCGATTCCTGGAAGCCGCCAGGGAAGCCGTCTCCGCTAATTTTGCGGCCTCCGCTTCCCGTCTGGCGGGCATGGGCAAAGCCTACGTCATGGACATCATCTATCAGCCTCGCGAAACCTTGATGCTTTGGCTGGCCAAAAGCCTGGGTTTGAGAACCCAGAATGGAGTAGCCATGAACCTGGAGCAGGCGGTCATCGCCTTTGACAAAGCCACAGCCGCCGCAGGCCTTAGGGAGGCGGACTCCGCCCCGGTCAGGGAACTCATGGAAAAAGTCTGGTAA
- a CDS encoding Gfo/Idh/MocA family protein, with product MLRVGIVGAGRVVAGRYAEVFAKELKNAKAVMICDLVPERAEKMAALMGSKVVDSYDDILSSPDVDAVLVCTESGNHTEHTRQAIMAGKHVIVEKPPAMLPGEVLEMEALAREKGVMYAPVFQNRLNPAVVKLKETVDSGRFGKIVLATIRLRWCRYQDYYEDGWHGTWKMDGGVINQQAIHHVDALEWICGPVAKICAAQANALNKLEAEDTTTAVVQLESGAMGVIEATTAARPEDFEASISVVGEKGMAVIGGIALNRIDTWTFVEKDPEDDAVPEKYSQDVPTGYGLSHGPLMQDIVDRLAAGNPEPPISPASAAKTVSLVHAIYRSVETNGWTSPGDAVSERLGKG from the coding sequence ATGTTGCGGGTGGGAATAGTTGGCGCAGGCCGCGTTGTTGCAGGCCGGTACGCAGAGGTTTTCGCGAAAGAGTTGAAAAACGCAAAGGCTGTCATGATTTGCGACCTTGTCCCGGAACGGGCAGAAAAAATGGCCGCCCTCATGGGCTCCAAAGTCGTGGATTCGTACGATGACATCCTGTCTTCCCCGGACGTGGACGCGGTCCTGGTCTGCACCGAGTCGGGAAACCACACCGAGCACACCAGGCAGGCCATCATGGCGGGCAAGCACGTGATCGTGGAAAAACCCCCGGCCATGCTGCCCGGCGAGGTTTTGGAAATGGAAGCCCTGGCCAGGGAAAAAGGCGTGATGTACGCGCCGGTGTTCCAGAACCGCCTGAATCCCGCCGTTGTCAAGCTCAAGGAGACTGTGGACTCCGGGCGCTTCGGCAAAATTGTGCTGGCAACCATCCGCCTGCGCTGGTGCCGCTACCAGGACTATTATGAAGACGGCTGGCACGGCACCTGGAAAATGGACGGCGGCGTGATCAACCAGCAGGCCATCCACCATGTGGACGCCCTGGAATGGATTTGCGGCCCGGTGGCCAAAATCTGCGCGGCTCAGGCAAACGCCCTGAACAAGCTGGAAGCCGAAGACACCACCACGGCCGTGGTGCAGTTGGAAAGCGGCGCCATGGGCGTCATCGAAGCCACCACCGCGGCCAGGCCCGAAGACTTTGAGGCCTCCATTTCCGTGGTGGGCGAAAAAGGCATGGCGGTCATAGGCGGCATCGCGTTGAACCGCATCGATACATGGACCTTTGTGGAAAAAGATCCCGAAGACGACGCGGTTCCCGAAAAATATTCCCAGGACGTGCCCACCGGATACGGCCTGTCCCACGGCCCCCTCATGCAGGACATCGTGGACCGTTTGGCGGCCGGCAATCCGGAGCCGCCCATCTCGCCTGCTTCCGCGGCTAAGACAGTCAGCCTGGTGCACGCCATATACCGCAGCGTGGAAACCAACGGCTGGACCAGCCCCGGCGACGCTGTTTCGGAACGTTTGGGCAAGGGATAA
- a CDS encoding ABC transporter ATP-binding protein, with product MKKKKNTFTVIRDLTTGYRKMGVFILVVMVLAAFTEALGLGMVLPVLSHLMTPEAPQSGFLSFFDTLAAPFPEQYRASVPLFFLLIAFWLKNALAAALRGMNAHFTFKLREIWSAKLLFRYLRQDYAQVLETKQGILLQNAVTEPLRVAKSFIILINLVAKLILGLAIAAVLLKVDWKVTLIMSAAALTAFGLINKVLYAYSLRFGKMRLRIDQEAAFIGVEALGSIKEVKALGMEGYYRALLKTQLVASRKIFTKFSIMNHMPENLIEVLVVTCVVSVIFYVQYLGGANAAGLLAKMGFFVIAGQKMFSCVSFVLAQRMKFVSAIPGMMLIHEVIHQPQDMEELEEGRAFQNLTQGIKLENVDFSYRAGKPVLQNFSMEIPANKMIAIIGPSGIGKSTIADLLLGLYHPVKGRITVDGKSLTDYSLKSWREKVGYVGQEPVIFNASIRGNILAGRPDATEDEMIQAARTARIHDFIAAMPNGYDTVVGDKGAKLSGGQRQRVVIARVIIRNPELFIFDEATSALDKETEAEITAAMEDLAGRRTLVVIAHRLSTIKKADHVYDLSEA from the coding sequence ATGAAAAAAAAGAAAAATACATTCACGGTCATCAGAGACCTGACCACCGGATACCGCAAAATGGGCGTGTTCATCCTGGTGGTGATGGTCCTGGCGGCCTTCACCGAGGCCTTGGGTTTGGGCATGGTTCTTCCCGTGCTTTCCCACCTGATGACCCCCGAGGCGCCCCAAAGCGGATTCCTGAGCTTTTTCGATACATTGGCCGCACCCTTTCCCGAACAGTACCGGGCCTCGGTCCCCTTGTTTTTTTTATTGATCGCCTTTTGGCTGAAAAATGCATTGGCCGCCGCGCTTCGCGGCATGAACGCCCATTTTACCTTTAAGCTGCGCGAGATCTGGTCCGCCAAACTCCTGTTTCGGTATTTACGGCAGGATTACGCCCAGGTGTTGGAAACCAAACAGGGCATTTTACTGCAAAATGCCGTCACGGAGCCTCTTCGGGTAGCCAAATCCTTTATTATATTAATTAACCTTGTCGCCAAGCTGATCCTGGGCCTGGCTATAGCCGCTGTCTTGCTCAAGGTGGACTGGAAAGTCACCCTGATCATGAGCGCGGCGGCCCTTACCGCATTTGGGCTGATCAATAAGGTGCTTTACGCGTATTCCCTCCGATTCGGCAAAATGCGGCTCCGGATCGACCAGGAAGCCGCCTTCATCGGCGTGGAAGCCCTTGGCTCCATCAAGGAAGTCAAAGCCCTGGGCATGGAGGGCTATTATCGCGCGTTGCTGAAAACCCAGCTTGTGGCATCCCGGAAGATTTTTACGAAGTTTTCCATCATGAACCACATGCCCGAAAACCTGATCGAAGTCCTGGTGGTCACCTGTGTGGTTTCGGTAATCTTTTACGTCCAATACCTGGGCGGGGCCAACGCCGCAGGCCTGCTGGCCAAGATGGGCTTTTTCGTCATCGCCGGACAAAAAATGTTCAGTTGCGTGTCTTTTGTTTTGGCCCAGCGGATGAAGTTCGTTTCCGCCATACCCGGGATGATGCTCATTCACGAGGTCATCCACCAGCCCCAGGACATGGAGGAGTTGGAAGAGGGGCGGGCTTTTCAAAATCTTACCCAGGGAATCAAACTGGAAAACGTGGATTTTTCCTATCGGGCGGGCAAGCCCGTGCTGCAGAATTTTTCCATGGAAATTCCGGCCAATAAAATGATCGCCATCATCGGTCCTTCCGGGATCGGAAAGTCCACCATCGCCGATCTGCTTTTGGGGCTGTATCATCCCGTAAAGGGCAGGATTACGGTTGACGGTAAGAGCCTCACGGACTATTCCTTGAAATCATGGCGGGAAAAAGTGGGGTATGTGGGGCAGGAGCCGGTGATATTCAACGCCAGCATCCGTGGGAACATTTTGGCGGGCAGGCCCGATGCTACCGAGGATGAAATGATCCAGGCCGCCCGCACAGCCAGGATTCACGATTTTATAGCCGCCATGCCCAATGGCTACGACACTGTGGTGGGCGATAAAGGCGCCAAGCTCTCCGGTGGGCAGAGGCAGCGCGTGGTCATCGCACGGGTGATTATCCGCAACCCGGAGCTCTTCATTTTTGACGAGGCCACCAGCGCCCTGGACAAGGAAACCGAGGCGGAGATCACCGCCGCCATGGAGGATCTGGCTGGACGCAGAACCCTTGTCGTCATTGCTCACAGGCTGTCTACCATCAAAAAAGCGGATCATGTTTACGATCTTTCAGAGGCATAA
- a CDS encoding rhomboid family intramembrane serine protease, with protein sequence MPSNPQYASMNFGPGLTSLGKKMLIAYAVIYVLELAATHWLNLGIVSRLAVYPIGSGLFDWWQIFTHPFVHNPYSPIGFLLTCLVFFFFSNHVEQYFGPQRFLAFFYISAAGGLVCGLLLANVQAFSPPFMGMSPSILAMVVVFGFLNPEATILLMFVLPIKAKYMSYATIIVTAVLFLAKSNPAGAYHLGGMAAGYLYFKFGQGVSPILWIKSQYFAWKMKRLKKRFTVLDGGKGKDDDKPTYH encoded by the coding sequence ATGCCGAGTAATCCACAGTACGCCTCCATGAACTTCGGTCCGGGACTCACCTCCCTGGGTAAGAAGATGCTCATCGCATACGCGGTGATCTACGTCCTGGAACTGGCAGCAACCCACTGGCTCAACCTGGGCATAGTCAGCCGCCTGGCCGTCTATCCCATAGGGAGCGGGCTTTTCGATTGGTGGCAGATCTTCACCCATCCCTTTGTGCACAACCCATACAGCCCCATCGGCTTTTTGCTCACCTGCCTGGTGTTCTTCTTTTTTTCCAACCACGTGGAGCAATATTTCGGCCCGCAAAGATTCCTGGCTTTCTTCTACATCTCCGCAGCAGGCGGGCTGGTTTGCGGCCTGCTTCTGGCCAATGTTCAGGCCTTTTCCCCACCCTTTATGGGCATGTCGCCCAGCATCCTGGCCATGGTGGTGGTTTTCGGATTTTTAAACCCCGAAGCGACTATCCTGCTCATGTTCGTCCTGCCCATCAAAGCCAAGTACATGAGCTATGCGACCATTATCGTCACCGCCGTGCTTTTTCTGGCCAAGTCCAACCCCGCAGGCGCCTACCACCTGGGAGGCATGGCCGCCGGTTACCTGTACTTTAAATTCGGCCAGGGGGTCTCCCCCATCCTGTGGATCAAGTCCCAATACTTCGCCTGGAAAATGAAACGCCTGAAAAAGCGCTTCACCGTCCTGGATGGCGGCAAGGGCAAGGACGACGACAAACCGACCTATCATTAA
- a CDS encoding methyl-accepting chemotaxis protein codes for MRWTIRAKISLVFLIVITVVMLLYARVTYSFVDSQVRSYLTELGESTKLRLAESLSTAAATKNKALILEITGAETVDKRIHAVVVELGEKDGKFRTLYTGVRTLGNGEYEEVSSVDVITQECYQREAEIKKDGKVVGRVRAYITQEYIKGRVHSTMAGMLGMLLGLALTFFVALNFSIGRVVGKPLRKVASVLKNIAEGEGDLTARIEVTGQDEIAQLAASYNVFVEKIQHLVSKIKENADILATSTSQISATASELSASATENSSTMSQVSTTAEEVKQTSMLAHEKAELVARQAEDSAQISEEGEAATREAVEGMQRIKDEMEYIAESIVKLSEHSQNIGEIIEAVNEIANESNLLSVNASIEASKAGEYGKGFGVVAQEVKSLSDQSRQATSQVKAILNDIQTSTSAAVMAMERGSKAVETGVKLASRSGEAISVLAQSVENSAKSAAQIAASNQQQIVGFDQLTQAMESIRIASEQNTEGAVQLEDATAQLQSLGQSLKDLAGRFKVD; via the coding sequence ATGCGTTGGACTATTCGCGCCAAAATCAGCCTGGTTTTTCTTATCGTCATCACCGTGGTCATGCTGCTGTATGCTCGTGTTACTTATTCATTCGTCGACAGCCAGGTCAGAAGCTACCTCACGGAATTGGGGGAAAGCACCAAACTGCGTCTCGCCGAAAGCCTGTCAACCGCCGCGGCGACCAAAAACAAGGCGTTGATCCTGGAGATCACGGGTGCGGAAACCGTAGACAAACGCATCCATGCCGTGGTCGTCGAACTGGGGGAAAAGGACGGTAAATTCCGGACGTTGTATACAGGCGTCAGGACTTTGGGGAACGGCGAGTACGAAGAGGTTTCCTCCGTCGATGTGATCACCCAGGAATGCTACCAAAGGGAAGCTGAAATAAAGAAAGACGGCAAGGTGGTCGGCAGGGTCCGGGCCTACATCACCCAGGAATACATCAAGGGCCGGGTCCACAGCACCATGGCCGGCATGTTAGGAATGCTTCTGGGGCTTGCTCTGACTTTTTTTGTGGCGCTGAATTTTTCCATAGGCAGGGTGGTGGGAAAGCCTCTCAGGAAAGTCGCCTCTGTGTTGAAAAACATAGCTGAGGGGGAAGGAGATCTTACGGCCCGGATCGAAGTCACGGGCCAGGACGAAATCGCCCAGCTTGCCGCCAGCTATAATGTTTTTGTGGAGAAAATTCAGCATTTGGTGAGCAAAATCAAGGAGAACGCCGACATCCTGGCAACCTCCACCAGCCAGATTTCCGCCACGGCGTCCGAGCTTTCGGCCAGCGCCACGGAAAACTCCTCCACCATGAGCCAGGTTTCCACCACGGCCGAAGAAGTCAAGCAAACCAGCATGCTGGCTCATGAAAAAGCCGAACTGGTCGCCCGGCAGGCCGAGGACTCCGCCCAGATTTCCGAAGAAGGCGAGGCAGCCACCAGAGAAGCCGTGGAAGGCATGCAGCGCATCAAGGACGAAATGGAATACATTGCCGAAAGCATTGTCAAGCTGAGCGAACACTCCCAAAACATCGGAGAGATCATCGAAGCGGTCAACGAAATCGCCAACGAATCCAACCTGCTGTCCGTCAACGCCTCCATCGAGGCCTCCAAGGCCGGGGAATACGGCAAAGGCTTCGGCGTTGTGGCGCAGGAAGTCAAATCCCTGTCAGACCAGTCCAGGCAGGCCACGTCCCAGGTTAAGGCCATCCTCAACGATATCCAGACTTCCACCAGCGCCGCAGTCATGGCCATGGAGCGGGGCTCCAAGGCCGTGGAAACCGGCGTCAAGCTGGCCAGCCGTTCCGGCGAGGCCATTTCCGTGCTTGCCCAAAGCGTGGAAAACTCGGCCAAGTCCGCCGCCCAGATCGCTGCGTCCAACCAGCAGCAGATAGTAGGCTTTGACCAGTTGACCCAGGCCATGGAAAGCATTAGAATCGCCAGCGAGCAGAATACGGAAGGCGCGGTTCAACTGGAGGACGCCACCGCCCAGTTGCAGTCTCTTGGGCAAAGTCTCAAGGATCTTGCAGGCAGATTCAAGGTGGACTAA
- the yedF gene encoding sulfurtransferase-like selenium metabolism protein YedF has protein sequence MTIEIDAKGLACPAPVLQTKKAVEDGRPETIKVLVDNGAAKENVTRFLKSQGYESAVTESGGVFTISASSTGEPPEPGPEPDYLACDIPGAHKKIMVLAASDCMGRGDDVLGEKLMMNYIATLKEMGPELWRLVLVNSGVKMAIEGSQVLPHILDLEQAGVSVLVCGTCLDHFGILEQKQVGETTNMLDIVTSMQLADKVIKV, from the coding sequence ATGACCATAGAAATAGACGCCAAAGGATTGGCCTGTCCCGCGCCTGTATTACAAACGAAAAAAGCCGTTGAAGACGGCCGGCCGGAGACCATCAAGGTTTTGGTGGATAACGGCGCCGCCAAGGAAAATGTCACCCGTTTTCTGAAAAGCCAGGGGTATGAGTCCGCCGTGACAGAAAGCGGCGGGGTATTCACCATCAGCGCCTCCTCCACGGGCGAGCCTCCGGAACCGGGGCCCGAGCCCGATTATCTGGCCTGCGACATTCCGGGCGCCCACAAGAAAATCATGGTGCTTGCCGCCTCCGATTGCATGGGCCGGGGCGACGACGTCCTGGGCGAAAAGCTCATGATGAACTACATCGCCACCTTAAAGGAGATGGGGCCGGAGTTGTGGCGTCTGGTCCTGGTGAACAGCGGGGTGAAGATGGCCATTGAAGGCTCCCAGGTTTTGCCCCATATACTGGACCTGGAACAAGCCGGCGTAAGCGTGCTGGTTTGCGGCACCTGCCTGGATCATTTCGGAATTCTGGAGCAAAAACAGGTGGGCGAAACCACCAACATGCTGGACATTGTCACGTCCATGCAGTTGGCGGACAAGGTGATCAAAGTCTGA